Proteins encoded together in one Salvelinus sp. IW2-2015 unplaced genomic scaffold, ASM291031v2 Un_scaffold2251, whole genome shotgun sequence window:
- the LOC112073400 gene encoding LOW QUALITY PROTEIN: myeloid leukemia factor 2-like (The sequence of the model RefSeq protein was modified relative to this genomic sequence to represent the inferred CDS: inserted 3 bases in 2 codons) has product MFRYLNDVDDNPYMMDPFAAHRQQMRSLFGSFGYEPFPLSPQIQPPRAPHLQAGALQPFGMMGMGGGFMDMFGMMGGMMENMDRMSGSPNCQTFSSSTVISYSSSDMGAPKVYQQTSELRTAPGGIRETRQSXRDSESGLERLAMXHHIWDRGHVMERSRNRHTGDREERQDYINLEESEAAAFDEEWRSTAGRYPPPNARGIDYGRDRRAGGQQLALAAPPSSSSPPAPRHESPRHLPPATRPRYDWGQG; this is encoded by the exons ATGTTTCGATATTTAAATGACGTGGATGACAACCCTTACATGAT GGATCCATTCGCAGCCCACAGGCAACAGATGAGGAGTCTGTTTGGGTCGTTTGGCTACGAACCTTTCCCCCTCAGTCCTCAGATTCAGCCTCCCCGTGCACCCCACCTTcag GCTGGAGCCCTGCAGCCATTTGGAATGATGGGAATG GGGGGAGGCTTCATGGACATGTTTGGGATGATGGGAGGAATGATGGAGAACATG GACAGAATGTCGGGTTCGCCAAACTGTCAGACGTTCTCTTCCTCCACAGtcatctcctactcctcctcagacatgGGAGCCCCTAAAGTCTACCAGCAGACCAGCGAACTGAGGACTGCACCTGGAGGG ATTCGTGAGACGCGCCAAT GTCGTGACAGCGAGAGTGGCTTGGAGCGCCTGGCCAT GCACCACATCTGGGACCGCGGTCACGTGATGGAGCGCTCCCGAAACCGCCACACCGGCGACCGCGAAGAACGGCAGGACTACATCAACCTGGAGGAGA gtgaggcTGCTGCCTTCGATGAGGAGTGGAGGAGCACAGCCGGAAGGTACCCTCCCCCAAACGCACGGGGGATAGACTACGGCCGGGACAGGAGGGCAGGTGGGCAACAGCTGGCCCTCGCCGCCCCACCCAGCTCCTCGTCTCCGCCCGCCCCTCGCCATGAGTCTCCCAGACACCTCCCACCTGCAACTCGCCCCCGTTACGACTG GGGTCAAGGGTGA
- the LOC112073407 gene encoding gamma-enolase-like, which translates to MYVSLSSPGPPLPQAFNVINGGSHAGNKLAMQEFMVLPVGAESFRDAVRVGAELYQTLREVIKEKYGQDATNVGDEGGFAPNILENTEALELIKTAIEKAGFTDKVVIGMDVAASEFYKEGKYDLDFKSPPNADRHISAQELCDMYQGFVNDYPVHIGKVGAALMCKLAQENGWGVMVSHRSGETEDTFIADLVVGLCTGQIKTGAPCRSERLAKYNQLMRIEEELGDQARFAGHNFRNPAAL; encoded by the exons ATgtatgtctccctctcctcccctggtcCCCCTCTCCCTCAGGCATTTAACGTCATCAACGGGGGCTCTCATGCGGGCAACAAGCTGGCCATGCAGGAGTTCATGGTACTTCCTGTAGGGGCGGAGTCTTTCAGGGACGCTGTGCGTGTGGGGGCGGAGCTGTATCAGACGCTGAGGGAAGTGATCAAGGAGAAGTATGGCCAGGACGCCACCAACGTGGGGGACGAGGGGGGGTTCGCCCCAAACATACTGGAGAACACTGaag CACTGGAGCTGATCAAGACAGCCATTGAGAAGGCAGGTTTCACAGACAAGGTGGTGATCGGGATGGACGTGGCAGCCTCTGAGTTCTACAAAGAGGGCAAGTACGACCTGGACTTCAAGTCTCCGCCCAACGCAGACCGCCACATCAGCGCCCAAGAGCTCTGCGACATGTACCAGGGCTTTGTCAATGACTACccag TGCACATTGGCAAGGTGGGAGCTGCACTGAT gTGTAAGTTGGCTCAGGAGAATGGCTGGGGGGTGATGGTGAGCCACCGCTCAGGTGAGACAGAGGACACCTTCATTGCTGATCTGGTGGTGGGCCTCTGCACTGGACAAATCAAGACTGGAGCTCCCTGTCGATCAGAGCGGCTGGCCAAATACAATCAACTCATGAG GATTGAGGAGGAGTTAGGGGACCAGGCTCGCTTCGCAGGGCACAACTTCCGGAACCCCGCCGCCCTCTAA